From the genome of Methylomonas sp. UP202, one region includes:
- the gatA gene encoding Asp-tRNA(Asn)/Glu-tRNA(Gln) amidotransferase subunit GatA codes for MHTLSLTELAAGLRGKQFSSTELTQVFLARIGRHQALNAFVTVSEELALQQAEAADRRLAAGTPAPLTGIPIAQKDIFCTQGVKTSCGSKMLDNFIAPYDATAVERFNQAGAVMLGKLNMDEFAMGSSNETSFYGPARNPWDTERVPGGSSGGSAVAVAARLTPAATGTDTGGSIRQPAALCGITGLKPTYGRVSRYGMIAYASSLDQGGPMARSAEDAALLMQVMAGFDTKDSTSVDQPVPDYSASLNDDLNGLKIGLPKQFFSPELDSQIAATIQAAIAEYQKLGATVREVDMPNLELAIPAYYVIASAECSSNLSRYDGVRFGYRCQNPADLTDLYIRSRGEAFGAEVKRRILMGTYALSAGYYDAYYLKAQQVRRLISDDFKRALSEVDVLMGPVTPSTAFKIGSKTDDPIQMYLEDIYTIAINLAGLPAMSIPAGFIAGLPVGLHIIGNYFGEAKLLNVGHRYQQVTDWHNQVPKGFE; via the coding sequence ATGCACACGCTATCGCTAACCGAATTAGCCGCCGGACTGCGCGGCAAGCAATTTTCCAGCACCGAATTGACCCAGGTCTTTTTGGCTCGCATCGGACGACATCAAGCCCTGAACGCCTTCGTCACGGTCAGCGAAGAACTGGCCTTGCAGCAGGCGGAAGCCGCCGACCGGCGCTTGGCCGCCGGCACGCCGGCGCCTCTGACCGGCATCCCGATCGCCCAAAAAGACATCTTTTGCACGCAAGGCGTTAAAACCAGTTGCGGCTCGAAAATGCTGGACAACTTCATCGCCCCGTACGACGCCACGGCGGTCGAACGCTTCAATCAGGCTGGCGCGGTGATGCTGGGTAAGTTGAACATGGACGAATTCGCTATGGGTTCGTCCAACGAAACCAGTTTCTACGGCCCGGCTCGCAATCCATGGGATACCGAACGGGTGCCGGGCGGCTCGTCCGGCGGTTCGGCGGTCGCCGTTGCGGCGAGGCTGACTCCGGCGGCGACCGGTACCGACACCGGTGGCTCGATCCGCCAACCAGCGGCCTTGTGCGGCATCACCGGTCTGAAACCCACCTACGGTCGGGTTTCGCGCTACGGCATGATTGCCTACGCTTCCAGCTTGGACCAGGGCGGACCGATGGCACGCAGCGCCGAGGACGCGGCTCTGTTGATGCAAGTCATGGCCGGCTTCGATACCAAGGATTCCACGAGCGTCGACCAGCCCGTTCCCGATTACAGTGCAAGTTTGAACGACGATCTAAACGGCCTGAAAATCGGCCTGCCGAAACAATTTTTCAGCCCAGAACTGGACAGCCAAATCGCGGCGACGATTCAAGCCGCGATCGCCGAATACCAGAAACTCGGCGCGACGGTGCGGGAAGTGGACATGCCGAATCTGGAACTGGCGATACCGGCTTATTACGTGATCGCCTCGGCCGAATGCTCGTCCAACCTGTCGCGTTACGACGGCGTGCGCTTCGGCTACCGCTGCCAAAACCCAGCCGATTTGACCGACCTCTACATCCGCTCGCGCGGCGAAGCCTTCGGCGCGGAAGTCAAACGCCGGATTCTGATGGGCACTTATGCACTGTCGGCCGGCTATTACGACGCCTATTATCTGAAAGCCCAACAGGTGCGCCGATTGATCAGCGACGATTTCAAACGCGCTCTTAGCGAAGTCGACGTATTGATGGGACCGGTCACGCCGAGCACGGCATTCAAAATCGGTTCAAAAACCGACGACCCGATTCAGATGTATCTGGAAGACATTTACACGATAGCGATCAACCTGGCCGGCCTGCCGGCGATGTCGATTCCGGCCGGGTTCATAGCCGGCCTGCCCGTTGGCTTGCATATCATCGGTAACTATTTCGGCGAAGCCA